Within the Mus caroli chromosome 10, CAROLI_EIJ_v1.1, whole genome shotgun sequence genome, the region TGGAAGGCTCCTAGCTAGACACATAGCTTACTCCCCTCTTTTAAAAACGTGCAGTCTGGCTTTCTACCCCAGGCTATCCTAGGACTCCTGTTATTCCTGTCCCAGACTTCCAAGTGCTACAATTATAGGTATCTACTATTGTACTTGgcctctttttgttttgctttgtttttaaggatttatttggtttttgttttgtgtggatGAGTATTTGCCTCTGTGAATGTaagtgtactgtgtgtgtgtgttgtgttgccTGAAGAAATCTGAGGGATGTAtgggatctcctggaactagagataaagtcatgtgggtgctggggacggaacctgagtcctctgcatgAACAGCAGATGTTCTCAGCTGCTGAGCTGACTCTGCAGCCCCAGCTCTGTAGACTTTCAGGACCAAgctaactgattttttttttcctcatccctTTCTGGTTTTGTCTCAATGATCCTGTGGTTGGGTCTGTGCAGGGTGAAGGTCattccccacccacctcccttgttatcttctgcttcagttttcctgtccactccttcctcctcagctagGACACATTGAGAACATGCATTTCTCTCCTGCACAGAGCCCTGGTTTAGGGATGTGTCGCTCTCTTGTCTTGCCCACAGATTGATCTTGCTGATACAGAGGCATCTTCCTAGGAGCTGCTAAGATGGGCATGAGGATCAAACTGCAAAGCAGCAACCACCCCAACAACCTGCTGAAGGAACTCAACAAGTGCCGGCTGTCAGAGACCATGTGCGATGTCACCATCGTGGTGGGGAGCCGCTCCTTCCCCGCCCACAAAGCCGTGCTGGCGTGCGCAGCTGGCTACTTCCAGAACCTCTTCTTAAACACTGGGCTAGATGCTGCGCGGACCTACGTGGTGGACTTCATTACCCCTGCCAACTTTGAGAAGATCCTGAGTTTTGTATACACATCAGAGCTCTTCACAGACCTGATCAACGTTGGGGTCATCTATGAGGTCGCTGAACGCCTGGGTATGGAGGACCTGCTGCGAGCCTGCCATTCTACTTTCCCAGACCTAGAGAACACTGCAATAGCCAAGTCCTTGACCAGCACCAGCGACAGCCAGTGTGTCACTCTGAGTTGTCCCTCAGTAGATCCCACCCACCCCCTTGGAGAGTCCCGGGGGAGTGGGGAACACTTCGGTCCCGATAGAAACTATGTGCTGCCTACTGATGCAGGAGGAAGCTACAAAGAGGAAGAGCGGAGTGTCTCGGGTGACACTAATCATGGCTTGCCCCTGCCGCAGCTGCCACTGCCACCAAAGTCGGAAGACCACGACGCCCCTGTACCCTTCACGTCTGTTCCTAGTGTGGCGACCCCACCACCAGTCCTAGGCACGGTCAGCACAGGCATCCAGACCAGCACGAGTTCTTGCCAGCCATACAAAGTTCAAAGCAACGGAGACTTCAGTAAAAGCACCTTCTTCGCTTCTGATAACGCGATAGACATTACAACCCAGACCAACTCCTGTTTGAGCAATAGTGACCACTCCAGAGATCCAAGCTTCGGGCAGATGGATGAGCTCCAGCTGGAGGACCTGGGGGATGAGGACCTGCAGTTTGAGGACCCGGCTGAAGACATCGGAACCGCGGAGGAGGTGATTGAGTTGAGCGACGACAGCGAGGACGACCTGGCTTTCGGTGACAGTGACAACCGGGAGAATAAGGCCATGCCCTGCCAGGTGTGCAAGAAAGTTCTAGAGCCCAACATTCAGTTGATACGGCAGCACGCGAGGGACCATGTAGACTTGCTCACGGGCAACTGCAAGGTCTGTGAGACCCACTTCCAGGACCGAAACTCCCGGGTGACCCATGTCCTGTCCCACATCGGCATCTTCCTGTTTTCCTGCGATATGTGTGAGACAAAGTTCTTCACCCAGTGGCAGCTGACCCTGCACCGGCGGGATGGGATATTTGAGAACAATGTCATTGTCCACCCCAGTGAACCCCTGTCTGGGAAACTGGGTCTCTTTCCAGGGGCAGCCTCCCCGGAGTTGAAATGTGCTATCTGTGGGAAAGCATTGGCCAAAGATTTCCACGTGGTCCGTTGCCACATCCTCGAGCACGTGAACTTGAAGGGCCAGGCCTGCAGCGTCTGTGATCAGCGCCATCTCAACCTCTGCAGCCTCATGTGGCACATGCTCTCTCATCTGGGCATCTCAGTCTTCTCCTGTTCCGTCTGTGCCAGCAGCTTTGTGGACTGGCACCTTCTAGAGAAACACATGGTTGTTCACCAGGGCCTGGAGGACGTCCTCTTCCGCTGCCACTTGTGCAGCCAGAGCTTCCGGTCGGAGGCAGCCTACCGCTACCACGTCAGCCAGCACAAGTGCAGCAGCGGCCTGGACGCGCGGCCTGGTCTGGGACTACCACACCTAGCCCTCCAGAAGCGGAAGCTACCCGCCGAGGAGTTTCTGAGTGAAGAGCTGGCTCTGCAGGGCCAGCCTGGGAATAGTAAGTACAGTTGTAAGGTCTGTGGCAAAAGGTTTGCCCACACAAGCGAGTTCAACTACCACCGGCGGATCCACACAGGCGAGAAACCTTACCAGTGCAAGGTTTGTCACAAATTCTTCCGAGGTCGCTCAACCATCAAGTGCCACCTCAAGACGCATTCAGGGGCGCTCATGTACCGCTGCACAGTCTGTGGCCACTACAGTTCTACCCTTAACCTCATGAGTAAACACGTTGGGGTGCACAAAGGCAGCCTTCCCCCCGACTTCACCATCGAGCAGACCTTCATGTACATTATACATTCCAAAGAGGCTGAGAAGAACCCGGACAGCTGACTGGGTCCCAGCAGAGCCAGAGGGAGCTCCCAGGTGGCAGCCGGGATTGTGACTTTGTAAAGGCCGTTGGTCCTCCCCCCGCTGACGCTATAGCTTGCCTTGTCTGTGTTGTGTTGAGAGAAGAAATGGCACACAAGCTGTTACTGTTCTTGAGAGGCGGCACCGCTGTTACCTCCGTACTTGTTGTTGCCCGCAGAGGGCTGCGTCTTGGATGATTTCGAGGCTGGCTTTAGGATCTAGTCAAGTGGCTGTGTTAACTAGGTCCCCTTTGCCGGTTTCTCTAGTTTTAGTTTACTGATAGGTTTTATGCTGCTAAGAGTCCGACCAACAGCCTCGCTCGATGGGGTCTTCACTGTGGCTGCGACCGCCAGTCTCAGCTGTGAGAAGGTTTGGGGAATGTGGTCATTCAGAAGGGTCTAGTAGCAAGGCAATTCGTCTCCGGTTCCCATACCGTCCTCAGCAGGGGCAAGGTGTCAGGAGCGGAGGGCACTCCTTGCTACACAGCTCGGATTGACTGATTGGACCATGAAAGTCCCTTGGCAGCTAGATCCAAGTTGGGGACCAAGCTATCTGTTTAGGTTGGAAAGCTTTGGGTATCCCATGGTGCCACCAGACGGGGCAGCCTGGATGGATGGAAGAAGGGCTCCACCTTTCTCCTCATTTCCAAAGAAACGCAGTTTTGTAGAGTGAGAACCCTGGATGTCAAACCTTCTGTCAAGAGCAGGGAGGACAGAGAGCCACCTCAGTGTAGTCGTCTGCCATCTGGCTACCTCCTTAACCTTGCGTCTCCCTGGCACGGAGAGGTGTCTCAGACAGCAGCAGTCTTGCCTTAATTTACACCGAGTCTCCCACTCAGGACGGTTTGACCTACAGTGCAGATGAGAAGACCGTGTGAGTTTGTGGTGGATCACGAGCCCTTCTGGATGAAAGGAACCCAAGTAACTTGGTGGTACATAGCAGGGTGTGCATTCTGACTGTCCTAGTTGGGGGACTTGTTTACTTGGTAACAGTGTGGGAGTTTGGCAGTTCACCTTTGACCTGCTGGAATTATCCTGATCTGTCATTGCATCACCCCCAGGGGGCGCTCTTGGATGGTAGCTGGCTTAGGCCTTCCACGCAGCTGTTTGGCTCCATTCTTAGTCTATGAAAGGGTCTTACCCAGAAAAGGCTGGAGAGAACCCTTAATCTTGCATACTTATAAGGCGGCACTCCAGTAGCTCATACTACCTCACCCTGCTCAGGTGAGCTCTAAGAGTCCCTAATTTTGGGCCCAGCCACCGACACTGCCCCCTGGTGGGACTCAGCAGCGCTCTGGGCTGTTTCATAAGCAAGTGGTTTTAATTAACTCACAAAGCCTTTCTagacattaatatttattttattattattattttttgttttgtttggtttggtatACATACTACCCAGCATCTCTTTTCAATAAGCGACTTTAGGAAAATTAGTTTCTCTCAAGCAAGGAGCCACATTCCAACAAAGGGTTACGCCTGTGCAGAGGACGACAGGGGTGTAAGTAGGAGAGAGTATGCCAGGCCTTTTAAGCAGCACAGTTTCTCCAAGTGTAGTCTCTAGCAGAACAAACCCAGGTCAGTCACAGGAAGAAGGTTTTTGCACAGTTTTATCCTTCTGACACAAGGagtctcatatatacacacacacacacatatacatttatatatgtgtgtgtgtgtgtgtgtatgtgtatatatatatatatatatatatatatatatatatatatatatatacacacacacatagaggcagACCAAAGCAGTACACAGTTGAGCCGGTCAGCGGCCTTTTTCCCCCAGCTGTGAGTCAGTGTGCAGGGCCTTCCCGAGGGCCCGAATGGTGTAGCTCGAGTAGTTGAGGATACCCCTCACCATCTAAACGTGGCATTTTCAGGGAAGTCAGTCCTTGCTGTAGCTTTTAGTGTCTGACTCAGAGTCTACACTGGGGATGTGTAGCACACTGCAGTTCCAGGTCTGCTGAGCTTTCTATCCCCGCCCTCCCTAGTCTGCTGCCGAGGAGTGAGCGTTGATTGGTTGACTTGAGACAGGTCGCTGAGAGTGGAGAAACCCCCTTGTCCTTAGCGTATGGCATCTCGGATGCTGGGTGGTCTGTGTACTTAACCTGAAACTGTGAAGTTTTTCCTTTTTGCCATAAACCAAAAGGCAGATCTTTGAGGTTTTGCCCTTGAAACATTAAAACACAAACTGTATTTTCTGATCCCTTCAGGTTAATTGATCAGGGAGGTCCAGTTGGTCCCAGTCAGACATGTAGCAATTGGGACCAGTAGCTCACAAGGCTCGTTGCCCAAACCATATCTCTTGGGGTAGCCCCATGTTTCCTCTGTGTGAAGTTGTGTTTGCTCCCCTGCAGCTCGGTCGTCCTGAGGGCACTCCAGGATCCCTGGTGGGAGGTGttaactttattttgtatttttaactttACACCCATTTGAGTTCATCCCCCGCCCCGACTCTTGGATTCCCATTTGGTACTATCCCCTGCTGTATTGCTGTAGAGTTCTCCTTGACCTTCGAATGCTCCATCTTTGCCTGccatcccccactcccatcccccccccactaCCACtccctatttttgttttttgttttttgtttttttttggtctgCACTTAGAGCCAGCTGTACAGTGTTCAGAACTTTTGTTCAGCAATTCTTAGGAGTGTCCGGTTGGCTATTTGCAGAACATTAAGCCAGACTCGGGGACATCCCTAGCTTGTTTCCTAAGGGGAAACTGTAATGTTGATGTGGCACACTGGCATTAACAGCCTGTGCTGCTTGTGGCCAGAGGATAAGATGTGTCCACATGTGCGGGTGTCCCCTGACAGCTCCGTGACGCCATGGATGTCAGATAGCCCTACTCAATGAACTCCAGGATTTGGTTCTAAATTTTAAGGTTCTGTGGAGCTCCTGCAGTTCATGCTAGTCGGGGAATAAAGAGGTGTTGGTGGGGTCAGGTGACCCTAAGAACAAGGCATGGGTGAAAATTTACTTTATTGTGACCTATTCCCAGCCCCTTGTGTACAGGGCAAACCTGTAAACCCCAGAGCTTTTCACCCAGGCAGGGCTTTGCTACTGATTATCTTCCTTTTCTGACTTCTTGCTGTGCTCTCTCCACCAGACCCTAGACTACTCAACTTTGAAAGTGAATTTAAATCCCTTTACAGATGGACAGTGAATTTGTTGGCATGGGAACGAGCCCTATGGagtggtctctgtctgtctgtctgtctgtctgggaatGTGTTCACGTCCCAGTCCCATTGGGTGAGTCAGAAATCAGGTGTATAGATAGCATCCATCTCGGTGTGATGACACATCACAATCAATGTCAAAGGAAGATGGCACCTGTGGCAGCGGTCCTGACATTTTCCTTCTGCCGGTCCCCACCCACCCTGCCCGGAGTAGCTCAAGTCTCTTCTGAAGCAGAGAAAACGTTGCTGTCTAACTCCTTCCATTAAATTAAGAAGTACTGACCTCCTAATATTTAAGTGTTTACTATCTGCTGTAaagttttgtatattttgtaaacCTTTTTCCCCAAAACAGTAGACGTCTAAAATCGTACATCTGATTCTTTTATATTCCATTGTTCAGCACAAAGTGTGgtttttatttagaataaaaaaagaaacagacagagaaaaaaaaaaagaaaaagaaatttgaagtAAGTTCCTTTCCCACGGACCCTCAGTTCAGACAGCTGGCTTGCTCCAGCTCATTCCGGCTCGCTCCGGCTTGCTTCAGGAGCTTGCACCAGCCCAGCAGATGCCTGGACTCTTTCAGGCACCACACAGTGTTTTCCTGGGACTGGGATTCCCTAGGACGGGCTTTGCTGACTGGTTTTAGTGAGAAATTATGACAAAGACTCAGTGTTTCAGGGAAAAACCTCTGAAGTGATTGATCTGTCAGCCTGTAGAGAACAGTGGACCTCTGCAGCCGTCTCAGCCCAGAGCTAGGAAGCAAGGGTTCTTGCTGACCACTTCATGGTAGAGCGGTGCGTCTGAGTCGGAGGCagatggagaggggaaagaacccacaaccaggaggcagaggctcagCATCATTTTGTTAGGTAGAAACTAGTATTCTCACTCAGAGAACACAGACCTATGGTCCATTAGGTCTCAGAGGCCCAAAGCCTGGCCAGTCATCTGTTGACACTGGTAAATGCCTGCTGAGCAGAAGGGCCTTGTAGTCAGTGTATCTGTCTATCCCTTCCATGGGGGCACAGGCCCTCAGGAGGTTCATTTGGTGATGCATGGTCTCAGGCACGAGGCTTCTGAGATCACCTATGTATAAGATGTATACCAGAGCTCACATCAGACATACAGGCATCAAGGCTTAGCTTGCACTGTAAGTGGAGACGAGCGAAGAAGGTCTTTTTAGTGCAATTTCTGCATTATTTGGTTAAATTTCTACTGTACTTTCAGCAGCAAGTAAGACTTCTGGGTCAGTAAGCCTTCAGCTGTGCCACTGAGTGGCAGTCCAGGACTCAAGACCCTCTTAGCTTAGCCATTGAGCAGTTAGTACTGATTTCCCTCTTCATGTCTGATAGACCCAGGGTGCACCCACCATGGAGCTTGTGGGGGATTTGGTAAGCAGAGGGTGAGGTTTCTGAAAGCAAAAGGGGTTTCTGGTTAAGTAGTTGTTAAAGCCTTCCAGGAGGTTAGCAAGGTGGTTCTGACATTAAAGTGTCTGCCACACTCATGAGCACCCATGGTGGCGATATTTATTTGTAACCTTAGTGATTGAGGGCAATGGGTAACAGGTTGgtccctggaacttgctggccagccagctggTGAACTTGAGGTTCTCAGAATAGAAGATGGAAGccattgaggaagacatctgccATTGGTCTTTAGGTTTGGTctatagttacacacacacacacacacattctaggtGTACTGCTGGTTGGAGAACCAGGAAGACAGAGATCAGAGGAAAGTACAGGGACACCCATTTACCAGAGCAGACTGGGTCTGCAAATCCATCGCCCTCCAAATGGTTTCCAGAGGCCACGGACACAGAAGGCAGATGCTACAGTCTGAAGCTTTTGTGCATATGTGAGTCTGGTAAATGAACCTTTGCCAGAGGACCCACCTGTTAACAAGAGGACATCTTTTCTTCCTGTAGTTTTAGTAGACAAACTGCCAGGCAGGGGAGCTATGGAAAGGCTTGACTAGAGAGAACTCACTATAGTGTTCTAGAAATCAGCCTTTGACCTCCCCTCTTCCTGTGTGGGAGGTAGAGTACCTGCAGTAGCCCCCAGAGTGTTCTCAGAATGGATGTCCCCTGATATTTGCCCTGATCtggagagagaaggtgggggtgggatcaCTGGTGGCTGTCTCCCTAGAAGAGAGAGATCATCTGTGAGGAGGCCCCTGCTTTGGGGGAGAAGGAGCAGgatggaggggggggaggggggagggaggataccACAGGGAAATAGAGCCACATTTCCTGGATGCCTGGGTGGAGGATCCATCCTGCTGAGCCAGCTGCCGGGTGCCTGCCCACAACCCAGCTTGCTGGCTGTAATCCCCACCCCCTTGATTTATCAAACTCCCACAGCTAGGGAACGTCCTGCAGAGGCCTCCCAGGTCCTTGGCCTCTGGCCTCTTGT harbors:
- the Zbtb39 gene encoding zinc finger and BTB domain-containing protein 39, which codes for MGMRIKLQSSNHPNNLLKELNKCRLSETMCDVTIVVGSRSFPAHKAVLACAAGYFQNLFLNTGLDAARTYVVDFITPANFEKILSFVYTSELFTDLINVGVIYEVAERLGMEDLLRACHSTFPDLENTAIAKSLTSTSDSQCVTLSCPSVDPTHPLGESRGSGEHFGPDRNYVLPTDAGGSYKEEERSVSGDTNHGLPLPQLPLPPKSEDHDAPVPFTSVPSVATPPPVLGTVSTGIQTSTSSCQPYKVQSNGDFSKSTFFASDNAIDITTQTNSCLSNSDHSRDPSFGQMDELQLEDLGDEDLQFEDPAEDIGTAEEVIELSDDSEDDLAFGDSDNRENKAMPCQVCKKVLEPNIQLIRQHARDHVDLLTGNCKVCETHFQDRNSRVTHVLSHIGIFLFSCDMCETKFFTQWQLTLHRRDGIFENNVIVHPSEPLSGKLGLFPGAASPELKCAICGKALAKDFHVVRCHILEHVNLKGQACSVCDQRHLNLCSLMWHMLSHLGISVFSCSVCASSFVDWHLLEKHMVVHQGLEDVLFRCHLCSQSFRSEAAYRYHVSQHKCSSGLDARPGLGLPHLALQKRKLPAEEFLSEELALQGQPGNSKYSCKVCGKRFAHTSEFNYHRRIHTGEKPYQCKVCHKFFRGRSTIKCHLKTHSGALMYRCTVCGHYSSTLNLMSKHVGVHKGSLPPDFTIEQTFMYIIHSKEAEKNPDS